From the Anguilla anguilla isolate fAngAng1 chromosome 8, fAngAng1.pri, whole genome shotgun sequence genome, one window contains:
- the LOC118233627 gene encoding immunoglobulin lambda-1 light chain-like, producing MMMSNFLLLVTLGLLVQESMADIVLTQSPAAQSVQLGVTVSISCTTSQSVSNYLHWYQQKPGQAPKLLVYYATSRQSGIPDRFSGSGSGTQFTLKITGVQAEDAGDYYCQQSSSSPTQINGRCSSDSGSSSSMMMSNILLLVMLGLFAQESVADIVLTQDPTAWSAQLGDTVSISCTVSQSVLGGNFLHWYQQKPGQAPKLLIYRATSLQSGIPDRFSGSGSGTQFTLKITGVQAEDAGDYYCQSLHQIGGIWVFTQ from the exons atgatgatgtcaaactTTTTACTGCTGGTGAcgctgggactccttgtacagg aatcaatggcagatatagttctgactcagtctccagcagctcagtcagtTCAGCTGGGAgtcactgtctctatcagctgtacaacCAGTCAGAGTGTGAGCAACTACCTCCACTGGTACCAGCAGAAACCTGgccaggctcctaaacttctggtTTATTATGCCACAAGtcgccagtctgggattcctgatcgtttcagtgggagtggatctgggactcagttcacactgaaaatcactggagtccaggctgaagatgcaggagattattactgtcagcaaaGCAGTAGCTCGCcgacaca aatcaatggcagatgTAGTTCTGACTCAGGAtccagcagctcg atgatgatgtcaaatattttactgctggtgatgctgggactctttGCTCAGG aatcagTGGCAGATATAGTTCTGACTCAGGATCCAACAGCTTGGTCTGCTCAGCTGGGAGACACCGTCTCTATTAGCTGCACGGTCAGTCAGAGCGTTCTCGGTGGCAACTTCCTCCACTGGTaccagcagaaacctggtcaggctccaaAACTTCTGATTTATCGTGCCACAAGTCtccagtctgggattcctgatcgtttcagtgggagtggatctgggactcagtttacactgaaaatcactggagtccaggctgaagatgcaggagattattactgtcagagttTGCATCAGATCGGTGGTATCTGggtgttcacacagtga
- the LOC118233494 gene encoding receptor-transporting protein 4-like, with amino-acid sequence MLEEELEYNDSWIVQFNYSLQENLSKEERRRGWKIYCHCAYGNFRCGNCSKVWPSARVTLLFHYRLRSEAARGTVIMRPFGQACRGCSGNFELPGFSTEEVEKVLLKLIGKIKKNCYGEEEEDNSDSCSPEKVRTKPHESSLCEACSQGICCVED; translated from the exons ATGTTGGAAGAAGAATTAGAATACAATGACAGCTGGATTGTTCAGTTCAACTACAGCCTACAAGAGAATCTCTctaaagaggagaggaggaggggatggaAGATCTACTGCCACTGTGCCTACGGAAA TTTTAGGTGTGGTAACTGTTCCAAAGTTTGGCCATCGGCCCGGGTTACTCTTCTTTTCCACTACCGCCTGCGCAGCGAGGCAGCCCGGGGGACGGTGATCATGCGACCCTTCGGACAGGCATGCCGGGGCTGCAGTGGGAACTTTGAGCTCCCAGGGTTCTCCACGGAGGAAGTAGAGAAGGTCCTGCTCAAGCTGATTGGCAAGATCAAGAAGAACTGCTAcggtgaagaggaagaggacaaCAGCGATTCCTGCTCCCCTGAGAAAGTGCGGACGAAGCCGCATGAGAGTTCGCTGTGTGAGGCCTGTAGTCAGGGGATCTGCTGTGTGGAAGACTAG